In one window of Amblyraja radiata isolate CabotCenter1 chromosome 29, sAmbRad1.1.pri, whole genome shotgun sequence DNA:
- the LOC116989507 gene encoding growth arrest and DNA damage-inducible protein GADD45 beta-like produces the protein MTLEDTIGTDNTGKKMQTIDQALEELLVAAQRQGCLTVGVYESAKLMNVDPDSVVMCLLAADDEDEGDIALQIHFTLIQAFCCENDINIVRLRGVKRLEEILETGEESAEPLDVHCMLVTNSHTDVWKCEALEEVGSYCQESRNKNQWVPIVSLQER, from the exons ATGACTCTGGAAGATACTATTGGAACTGACAATACCGGCAAAAA GATGCAGACAATTGACCAAGCTTTAGAAGAGTTGTTGGTGGCAGCGCAACGCCAGGGTTGTTTAACCGTTGGTGTCTACGAGTCGGCGAAACTAATGAATGT TGACCCAGACAGTGTAGTTATGTGTCTCCTGGCGGCTGACGATGAGGACGAGGGGGACATCGCCCTGCAGATACATTTCACCTTGATCCAGGCATTTTGTTGCGAAAACGACATCAACATTGTCCGGCTGCGAGGTGTCAAGCGCTTGGAAGAAATTCTGGAGACCGGGGAAGAGAGCGCCGAGCCCTTGGACGTGCATTGTATGCTTGTCACG AATTCTCATACCGACGTTTGGAAATGCGAGGCGCTGGAGGAAGTCGGAAGCTACTGCCAGGAAAGCAGAAACAAGAACCAATGGGTTCCTATTGTTTCTCTGCAAGAACGCTGA